Proteins co-encoded in one Acinetobacter lwoffii genomic window:
- a CDS encoding DNA polymerase III subunit chi, whose amino-acid sequence MAKVSFYLFEKSPERQVDSTCRLCRKILRQPARIWLLCADTDLQQQLDERLWSFDPASFIPHGIDQPQATVCISATLPEQSDWIIFNFNPEALEPYTKFSHIIEIIENHETAKQLGRKKFKQYRRLGIEPDTHKL is encoded by the coding sequence ATGGCTAAAGTCAGCTTTTATTTATTTGAAAAAAGCCCTGAACGACAAGTGGACAGCACTTGTCGTTTATGCCGTAAGATTCTGCGCCAGCCGGCGCGAATCTGGTTATTGTGTGCCGATACAGATTTGCAACAGCAGCTGGATGAACGCCTGTGGAGTTTTGATCCCGCGAGTTTTATTCCGCATGGTATTGACCAGCCTCAGGCGACGGTCTGTATTTCGGCAACACTGCCGGAACAGTCCGACTGGATTATTTTCAATTTTAATCCGGAAGCACTTGAACCTTACACAAAATTTAGTCACATTATTGAGATCATTGAAAACCATGAAACGGCTAAACAGCTGGGTCGTAAAAAATTCAAGCAATATCGTCGTTTAGGTATTGAACCGGACACCCATAAGCTTTAA
- the lptF gene encoding LPS export ABC transporter permease LptF — MIIRRYLVKQVVSTSLVVIALLTLIMMGGRLIKYFGVAAQGRLDAGILFSIIGYRLPEFLTLILPLGFFIGLMLVFGRLYVDHEMAVMNGSGVSRHQLARLLVPMTLVFLIAQAGLMLWAAPWGIRQFEALTTSQAVRTGFDLVRPKEFISSGPYTIYAGDLSEDRKNLKDIFFYQRAEKEGKPDVMILAQEATRIEVPNDAANVVDLVNGRRYEIYPGTPQYTQAEFESYRLRLESDEEAQFASTEVEALPTSQLWQNRQDPVVASELGWRVFVPFAILIALILAVALSEVSPRQGRYLKLFPALMIFASLIVALMAVKTRISKEEMGIWAYPLILIAYAIAGALFSRKQKLGPKIKKQIQRVRS; from the coding sequence TTGATTATTCGGCGTTATCTGGTCAAGCAAGTTGTCTCGACATCCTTGGTGGTGATTGCCTTATTGACCTTGATCATGATGGGCGGTCGACTGATCAAGTATTTTGGTGTCGCGGCGCAAGGCCGTCTGGATGCAGGCATTTTATTTAGCATTATTGGCTACCGTTTGCCTGAATTCTTGACCCTGATTCTTCCGCTCGGTTTCTTTATTGGACTGATGCTGGTGTTTGGCCGTTTATATGTCGACCATGAAATGGCCGTGATGAATGGCAGTGGCGTCAGTCGGCATCAATTGGCGCGTCTACTGGTGCCGATGACCCTGGTGTTTTTGATTGCTCAGGCCGGATTGATGCTGTGGGCTGCGCCGTGGGGCATTCGCCAGTTTGAAGCCCTGACCACCAGTCAGGCGGTACGTACCGGCTTTGACCTGGTGCGACCGAAAGAATTTATCTCCTCTGGGCCCTATACCATTTATGCCGGTGACCTGTCAGAAGACCGTAAAAATTTAAAAGATATTTTCTTTTATCAGCGTGCGGAAAAAGAAGGCAAACCGGATGTGATGATTCTGGCGCAGGAAGCCACCCGAATTGAAGTACCGAATGATGCTGCCAATGTGGTCGATCTGGTTAATGGACGCCGTTATGAGATCTATCCGGGCACACCGCAATATACCCAAGCTGAATTTGAAAGCTATCGTCTGCGTTTAGAAAGCGATGAAGAAGCACAATTTGCCAGTACTGAAGTTGAGGCCTTACCGACCTCGCAATTGTGGCAGAACCGTCAGGATCCTGTGGTGGCCAGTGAGTTGGGCTGGCGGGTGTTTGTTCCTTTTGCGATTCTGATTGCCCTGATTCTGGCTGTGGCCTTGTCTGAAGTGAGTCCACGACAGGGTCGATATCTCAAGTTATTTCCTGCCCTCATGATTTTTGCCAGTCTGATTGTGGCCCTGATGGCAGTGAAGACGCGGATCAGTAAAGAAGAAATGGGCATTTGGGCCTATCCATTGATTCTGATTGCCTATGCAATTGCGGGTGCCTTGTTCTCGCGTAAACAGAAATTAGGCCCGAAAATCAAGAAACAGATTCAGCGAGTGAGGTCTTAA
- a CDS encoding S41 family peptidase, whose amino-acid sequence MARTRWKSVVIPCLLMCLSHSAWGAGSNEPAFDDMEMDGQVYSEIPVASIQEFVQIYGIVKDNYIQDKNDDALFQQAIQGLVSGLDRYSRYLSPEDYKQLREYTEGDLASIDFDLQFDPRLKQWVVQGLSADADSAKQGLRNGVTVYKIDDQVLSSLNQEQVRQLLSGAVGSTLMIQLSPQSPTVRLVRNTKLDTEIKSSLHNNQVLVLQVKVFQQDTANEIKRLIESYADKRLKAVLFDLRNNPGGLLSAAVESADLFLNQGVIVSTKSRAEGNQQFQALPSFEFQNLKVGVLINNRSASAAEVFTAALKEHNRAWVVGEKSYGKGVVQKLFPLSNGSALQMTVSQYFSPSGQMIEGRGIQPHFNYPFKQEMREESYLEHVTDLLLLQK is encoded by the coding sequence ATGGCAAGAACACGCTGGAAGTCTGTTGTAATACCATGCTTACTGATGTGTTTGAGTCATTCAGCTTGGGGTGCGGGTTCAAATGAGCCGGCATTCGATGATATGGAAATGGATGGGCAGGTCTATTCCGAAATTCCTGTGGCATCCATTCAAGAATTCGTACAAATTTATGGCATCGTAAAAGACAATTATATTCAAGATAAAAATGACGATGCCTTATTCCAGCAGGCCATTCAGGGTCTGGTCAGTGGCTTAGACCGCTATTCCCGTTATTTGTCGCCTGAAGATTATAAGCAGCTGCGTGAATATACCGAAGGTGATCTGGCCAGCATTGATTTTGATCTGCAATTTGACCCGCGGTTGAAGCAATGGGTGGTTCAAGGACTGAGTGCCGATGCAGATTCAGCCAAGCAGGGACTGCGAAATGGCGTCACGGTTTATAAAATTGACGATCAGGTCTTAAGTAGCCTGAATCAGGAACAAGTCCGGCAGTTATTGAGTGGAGCAGTTGGCTCTACGCTCATGATCCAGCTTTCCCCGCAAAGTCCGACCGTTCGTCTGGTCCGCAATACCAAGCTGGATACCGAAATTAAATCGAGCTTGCACAATAACCAGGTGCTGGTTTTACAGGTCAAAGTTTTTCAGCAAGATACTGCCAATGAAATCAAACGTCTAATCGAAAGCTATGCCGACAAGCGCTTAAAAGCCGTGCTATTTGATTTACGCAATAATCCCGGTGGCTTACTCTCGGCTGCAGTTGAATCTGCCGATTTATTTTTGAATCAGGGCGTAATTGTGTCGACCAAAAGCCGCGCTGAAGGTAATCAGCAATTTCAGGCCTTGCCGAGTTTTGAGTTTCAGAATCTGAAAGTTGGGGTATTGATTAATAACCGCTCGGCTTCTGCAGCAGAAGTGTTTACAGCAGCCCTGAAAGAACATAACCGTGCCTGGGTGGTCGGAGAAAAGAGCTATGGCAAAGGCGTAGTACAGAAACTTTTTCCTTTAAGCAATGGTTCGGCTTTACAGATGACGGTATCGCAATACTTTAGCCCAAGTGGCCAGATGATTGAAGGGCGGGGCATACAGCCGCATTTCAACTATCCGTTTAAGCAGGAAATGCGTGAGGAGAGCTATCTGGAACATGTTACAGATTTACTGCTCCTGCAAAAATAA
- the gacA gene encoding response regulator transcription factor GacA: protein MITVLVVDDHELVRTGICRMLEDHAEVQVIGQAESGEEAISLVRQHHPNVVLLDVNMPGIGGVETTRRLLQSAPETKVLAVSGLAEEPYPSLLLKAGAKGYITKGAPISEMVRAINKVMQGGKYFSADIAEQLASSYLSDTQQSPFDALSEREMQVAMMVVNCISAQEIADKLFVSVKTVNTYRYRIFEKLNIDSDVKLTHLAMRYGLIKP, encoded by the coding sequence GTGATCACAGTTTTAGTTGTGGACGACCATGAATTAGTTCGTACTGGAATTTGCAGAATGCTAGAAGACCATGCGGAGGTTCAGGTAATTGGACAAGCTGAATCTGGTGAAGAAGCGATCTCTCTAGTTCGTCAACATCATCCTAATGTGGTTTTATTAGATGTGAATATGCCAGGCATTGGCGGTGTAGAAACCACGCGCCGTCTACTTCAGAGTGCACCGGAAACCAAAGTTTTGGCGGTTAGCGGTTTAGCAGAAGAGCCTTATCCGTCCCTGTTATTGAAAGCCGGTGCCAAAGGTTATATCACCAAAGGGGCCCCGATTTCGGAAATGGTCCGTGCGATTAACAAAGTCATGCAAGGCGGCAAATATTTCAGTGCAGACATTGCGGAACAGTTAGCAAGCTCTTACCTTTCTGATACACAACAATCGCCTTTTGATGCATTGTCAGAGCGTGAAATGCAAGTCGCGATGATGGTCGTGAATTGTATCAGCGCCCAGGAAATTGCCGACAAGCTCTTTGTGAGTGTTAAAACCGTGAATACTTATCGTTACCGTATTTTTGAAAAACTGAATATCGATAGCGATGTTAAACTGACTCATCTGGCCATGCGCTATGGACTCATTAAACCTTAG
- the gpmI gene encoding 2,3-bisphosphoglycerate-independent phosphoglycerate mutase translates to MTDATAGKIPHVLVIMDGVGHREAVEDNAFLAAKRPNLTAIQDKHPHGLISGSGEDVGLPDGQMGNSEVGHMNLGAGRVLYQDFTRITKDIRTGDFFEHEVLVDAVEKAKASGGAVHLLGLLSEGGVHSHEDHIVAMAELALKRGVQVYLHAFLDGRDTPPKSAQPSLEKLDALFAQYPGQGRIATMIGRYFAMDRDNRWDRVEQAYRLLTEGEAVRTATSAVEGLEQAYAADESDEFVKATRIGELAKIQDGDSVVFMNFRADRARELTRVFVEKDFTGFERKVVPNLARFVMLTRYQATIDAPVAYMPEALVNSIGEYLSNLGKTQLRIAETEKYAHVTFFFSGGREDEYPGEKRILIPSPNVATYDLKPEMSAYEVTDELVAAINSGEFDLLVVNFANGDMVGHTGVFDAAVKAVEAVDTCLGRVYEAVMAQKGHMIVTADHGNVEQMQDYHSGQVHTQHTTELVPFIYVGPTQATIAEGGVLADVAPTLLSLMQVPVPAEMQGRNLIQLDA, encoded by the coding sequence ATGACGGATGCAACTGCTGGCAAAATCCCTCACGTTTTGGTGATTATGGATGGTGTGGGTCATCGCGAAGCGGTCGAAGACAATGCGTTTTTAGCAGCTAAACGACCAAATTTAACTGCGATACAGGACAAGCATCCGCATGGTTTGATCTCGGGTTCAGGTGAAGATGTCGGCCTGCCAGATGGCCAGATGGGTAACTCTGAAGTCGGACATATGAACCTCGGCGCAGGTCGTGTGCTGTATCAGGACTTTACCCGAATTACCAAAGACATTCGTACTGGTGACTTCTTTGAACATGAAGTGCTGGTCGATGCGGTGGAGAAAGCCAAAGCTTCAGGTGGGGCAGTACATTTGCTTGGCCTTTTGTCTGAAGGCGGTGTGCATTCACATGAAGACCATATCGTGGCAATGGCTGAACTGGCCCTAAAACGTGGTGTGCAAGTCTATTTACATGCTTTTCTGGATGGTCGTGATACGCCGCCTAAAAGCGCACAGCCTTCTTTAGAAAAACTTGATGCCTTATTCGCGCAATATCCAGGTCAAGGTCGTATTGCGACCATGATTGGCCGTTATTTTGCCATGGATCGTGACAACCGTTGGGATCGTGTTGAACAGGCCTATCGCTTGTTGACTGAAGGTGAAGCAGTTCGTACGGCTACCAGCGCAGTTGAAGGTCTCGAACAAGCCTATGCCGCAGATGAGTCTGACGAATTTGTTAAAGCCACCCGTATTGGCGAGCTGGCAAAAATCCAGGATGGCGACAGCGTTGTATTCATGAACTTCCGTGCCGATCGTGCCCGTGAATTGACTCGCGTATTTGTAGAAAAAGACTTTACTGGTTTCGAGCGCAAAGTCGTGCCAAATCTGGCGAGATTTGTCATGTTGACGCGTTATCAAGCCACGATTGATGCACCTGTGGCGTATATGCCTGAAGCATTGGTCAACTCGATTGGCGAATACCTCTCTAACCTGGGTAAAACCCAGCTGCGTATCGCGGAAACAGAAAAGTATGCGCATGTGACCTTCTTCTTCAGCGGCGGCCGTGAAGATGAATATCCGGGTGAAAAACGTATCCTGATTCCATCGCCAAACGTAGCCACTTATGACCTCAAACCGGAAATGAGTGCTTATGAAGTGACTGATGAGCTGGTGGCTGCGATCAATTCAGGTGAATTTGACCTGCTGGTCGTGAACTTTGCCAATGGGGATATGGTTGGTCATACTGGCGTATTCGATGCTGCGGTGAAAGCAGTAGAAGCGGTTGATACCTGTTTGGGCCGGGTTTACGAAGCCGTGATGGCGCAAAAAGGTCATATGATTGTGACTGCCGATCATGGTAACGTAGAGCAGATGCAGGACTATCACAGTGGTCAGGTACATACTCAGCATACCACTGAATTGGTTCCGTTTATTTATGTCGGCCCAACTCAGGCCACGATTGCAGAAGGCGGTGTATTGGCAGATGTAGCACCGACTTTATTAAGTCTGATGCAAGTTCCGGTACCTGCTGAAATGCAAGGTCGTAACCTGATTCAGCTTGATGCATAA
- the lptG gene encoding LPS export ABC transporter permease LptG, whose protein sequence is MLARRIVAKHVTQTTALAMLGATAVLAGLQVLFTYLGELGSLKDGYGAWDALKYVLWGAPNYLYEILPISALIGAVLGLGTLASNSELIVMRSVGVSLWRIVGWVIRSALLLVVLSFALSEWVIPYTNEQAKSVKSASKAAQLGEVRGYWTREGQRFIYVDYANSQGQLKNVQMLDFDQNYRLRGTLQADQGQFVKDGSWTLDNTEQFDILQNGNATLVKQQQQPLALALQPKYVHMVTIDPEDLSPSQLVSFMSYMHEYSQVPKTYQLAFWQKLGSPFALIALVVIACSFIFGPLRQQSMGFRLVIALFAGLGFFYLQDFLGYASLIYAPSPAWFVFIPILIMFGIGGYLLHRAR, encoded by the coding sequence ATGTTGGCACGTCGTATAGTTGCAAAACATGTGACCCAAACCACTGCGCTGGCGATGCTGGGTGCAACCGCGGTATTGGCGGGTTTACAGGTATTATTTACTTATCTGGGTGAGCTTGGTTCGCTCAAAGATGGTTATGGTGCCTGGGATGCCTTGAAATATGTGCTTTGGGGCGCACCAAATTATTTATATGAAATCCTGCCGATTTCTGCACTGATTGGTGCAGTTTTAGGTCTTGGTACATTAGCCTCGAATAGTGAGCTGATTGTGATGCGTTCGGTCGGCGTGAGCTTATGGCGTATTGTCGGGTGGGTGATCCGTTCAGCACTGTTGTTGGTGGTGTTGTCATTTGCCCTGAGCGAGTGGGTCATTCCTTATACCAATGAACAGGCCAAAAGCGTAAAAAGTGCCAGTAAAGCCGCTCAGCTCGGTGAAGTTCGTGGTTACTGGACTCGGGAAGGGCAGCGCTTTATTTATGTCGATTATGCTAACTCGCAAGGCCAGCTGAAAAATGTGCAGATGCTGGACTTTGACCAGAACTATCGTTTGCGCGGTACCTTGCAGGCAGATCAGGGGCAATTTGTTAAAGATGGTTCCTGGACGCTGGACAACACAGAGCAGTTCGATATTCTCCAAAATGGTAATGCCACACTGGTTAAGCAGCAACAGCAACCTTTAGCGCTAGCATTACAGCCCAAATATGTACATATGGTGACGATTGATCCTGAAGATTTATCGCCTAGCCAACTAGTGAGCTTTATGAGCTATATGCATGAATACAGCCAGGTACCGAAAACCTATCAGCTGGCCTTCTGGCAAAAACTTGGTTCGCCTTTTGCCCTGATTGCACTAGTAGTGATTGCCTGTTCATTTATCTTCGGGCCGTTGCGTCAGCAATCCATGGGTTTCCGTCTGGTGATTGCCTTATTTGCCGGACTAGGTTTCTTCTATCTGCAGGATTTCCTCGGCTATGCCAGTCTGATTTATGCACCATCTCCGGCCTGGTTCGTGTTTATTCCGATTCTGATCATGTTCGGCATCGGCGGATACTTGCTGCATCGGGCGCGCTAA
- a CDS encoding leucyl aminopeptidase, translating to MKLTINTSFPENGSSQSLLILVDSEQLQNTTATYQINNLDTLIEASQFKAALAESLSLIGQVSQSSHAALIGLGKVAELQPAKLAKIAQTIIQVTQKKFKQISVDLTQLPQEFHYLFALFLTQASYGYDEYKSKKNEFVLEQIDLIATHSVLTTEQLQLVQAVQSGQNLARDLGNRPGNICFPEYLAEQAVALAAEYPDLLKVTVLDEQQMADLGMGAFLAVSKGSERPGRIISMEYQSERSEAPVVLVGKGITFDTGGISLKPGAGMDEMKYDMCGAASVLGTMRALCEARLPLHVVGTIAAAENMPSGKATRPGDIVTTMSGQTVEILNTDAEGRLVLCDTLTYVKRFNPALVIDIATLTGACVVALGSVLTGLFTPDDKLAAELEAAGQHSFDRVWRMPVLEDYQEQLDSPFADIGNIGGPKAGSVTAACFLQRFTREYRWAHLDVAGTAWNSGTNKGATGRPVPLLMQFLTSRVQSNG from the coding sequence ATGAAACTTACAATTAATACGTCATTCCCAGAGAATGGATCAAGTCAATCTTTGTTGATTTTAGTTGACTCAGAACAACTTCAGAATACAACCGCAACCTATCAAATCAATAATTTAGACACATTAATTGAAGCCTCTCAATTCAAGGCAGCGTTGGCGGAAAGCCTGAGCCTGATTGGTCAGGTGAGCCAGTCCAGCCATGCAGCACTAATTGGTTTAGGCAAGGTCGCTGAACTGCAACCGGCAAAACTTGCAAAAATCGCGCAAACTATTATTCAAGTCACTCAAAAAAAATTCAAACAGATTTCTGTAGATCTGACACAACTTCCACAAGAATTCCATTATCTGTTTGCGCTCTTCCTGACTCAGGCCAGCTATGGTTATGATGAATATAAATCCAAGAAGAATGAATTTGTGCTCGAGCAGATCGACCTGATTGCCACTCATAGCGTCTTAACCACCGAACAGTTGCAACTGGTACAAGCAGTGCAAAGCGGACAAAATCTGGCACGTGACCTGGGCAACCGTCCGGGCAATATCTGTTTCCCTGAATATCTTGCAGAACAGGCGGTGGCTTTGGCGGCTGAATATCCAGACCTACTTAAAGTCACAGTGCTGGATGAACAGCAAATGGCAGATTTAGGCATGGGCGCCTTCCTTGCGGTAAGTAAAGGTTCAGAGCGTCCTGGTCGGATTATCAGCATGGAATATCAGTCAGAGCGTAGCGAAGCACCGGTAGTCTTGGTGGGTAAAGGCATTACGTTTGATACCGGCGGTATTTCCCTTAAACCAGGTGCAGGCATGGACGAGATGAAATACGACATGTGCGGTGCAGCTTCTGTACTCGGTACAATGCGTGCATTGTGCGAAGCCCGCTTACCTCTACATGTGGTGGGAACCATCGCTGCAGCAGAAAACATGCCTTCAGGTAAAGCCACCCGTCCTGGTGATATCGTAACGACCATGAGCGGTCAGACGGTTGAAATCCTGAATACCGATGCCGAAGGTCGTTTGGTCCTATGTGATACCTTGACCTATGTAAAACGTTTTAATCCTGCTTTGGTGATTGATATTGCGACCTTAACCGGTGCCTGTGTGGTCGCTTTGGGTTCAGTACTAACGGGTCTGTTCACGCCAGATGATAAACTGGCAGCAGAACTAGAAGCTGCCGGCCAGCATTCCTTTGACCGGGTATGGCGTATGCCGGTACTGGAAGACTATCAGGAACAACTGGATTCACCATTTGCCGACATTGGCAATATCGGTGGTCCAAAAGCTGGTTCTGTGACTGCAGCCTGCTTCCTGCAACGTTTTACCCGTGAATATCGCTGGGCACATCTGGATGTTGCAGGTACGGCATGGAACTCAGGTACCAATAAAGGTGCAACCGGCCGTCCAGTTCCATTATTGATGCAATTCCTGACGAGTCGCGTTCAAAGCAATGGCTAA
- a CDS encoding sensor histidine kinase translates to MAQQKNYAELNQYHLGIWYSAYRLLISTGLLLIFMLTYPELTTDYQYPQLYYYALGIGVAINTVQLFVLKWIRRLIQPQLIMIFFSDVCVLSLLTLASDGPNLQIGLLFVITIFSASLLLDAKKALVVTLIAVISVIYQHFIGSIFAFSSLSNISNSALLAFLFFVVYGTGQIAVRRFQILENLNFSQSLELHRLQNINRYILEQIETGYLVLDENYHVVLSNPAACNLLGIESKYGHEKFTLSQSQPDLFELIHFETLENGERFQFESQQSRYNIHVQVQKLIVPHQTLMLLVLQDAKKLNQQVQQLKLAALGQLSASIAHEIRNPLAAIVQANDLYLDSETEQQQLLQQMIGRQATRIDRIIQDTLNMVKNKETHPIPIHLNEFIPLFIQEDLADIRDQIQFNIDIPLVIQFDEAQFRQILINLIRNAIRHNSADAAYIQLNVHPYEHRVWIDVRDFGSGVAVHDQALLFKPFFSTSISGTGLGLYLSHSFCEANQAQLNYIQQEQGACFRISCQRITL, encoded by the coding sequence ATGGCACAACAAAAAAACTATGCTGAACTGAATCAATACCATCTCGGTATCTGGTACAGCGCTTATCGTCTGCTGATCAGTACCGGTTTGTTGCTGATTTTTATGCTGACCTACCCCGAACTCACCACCGATTATCAATACCCGCAGCTGTATTATTATGCACTGGGAATCGGGGTTGCGATCAATACCGTACAGCTGTTTGTGCTGAAATGGATCAGACGCTTGATCCAGCCGCAGCTGATTATGATTTTCTTTAGCGATGTCTGCGTTTTAAGTTTGCTGACTTTGGCGAGCGACGGTCCTAATCTGCAAATTGGGCTGCTGTTTGTGATTACTATCTTTTCTGCATCTTTATTATTAGATGCAAAAAAGGCCTTGGTCGTCACCCTCATTGCAGTCATTAGTGTTATTTATCAGCATTTTATCGGCAGTATTTTTGCGTTTTCTTCACTCAGCAATATCAGTAATAGCGCCCTGCTGGCCTTTTTGTTTTTTGTGGTTTATGGCACTGGACAAATTGCCGTGCGCCGTTTTCAGATTCTGGAAAATTTGAATTTTTCTCAATCGCTGGAACTGCATCGCTTACAGAATATTAACCGCTATATTCTGGAACAGATTGAAACCGGTTATCTGGTTCTGGATGAAAACTATCATGTGGTACTCAGTAATCCTGCCGCCTGTAATCTTCTTGGAATTGAGTCCAAATACGGCCATGAGAAATTTACTTTATCTCAATCACAGCCAGATTTATTTGAACTGATCCATTTTGAAACGCTAGAAAATGGTGAGCGCTTTCAGTTTGAATCCCAGCAAAGTCGCTATAATATTCATGTGCAGGTGCAAAAACTGATTGTGCCACATCAGACTCTAATGCTACTGGTGTTACAGGATGCCAAAAAACTGAATCAGCAGGTGCAGCAACTTAAACTTGCTGCACTGGGTCAACTCTCAGCCAGTATTGCCCATGAAATTCGTAACCCCTTGGCGGCCATTGTGCAGGCCAATGATTTGTATCTGGACTCAGAAACTGAACAGCAACAGCTACTCCAGCAGATGATTGGCCGACAGGCGACCCGGATTGACCGGATTATTCAGGACACGCTGAATATGGTCAAAAATAAAGAAACCCACCCGATACCGATTCATCTCAATGAATTTATCCCGTTATTTATCCAGGAAGATCTGGCCGATATTCGCGATCAGATTCAATTTAATATTGATATCCCGCTAGTGATTCAGTTTGATGAAGCACAATTCCGGCAAATCCTGATTAATCTGATTCGTAATGCCATTCGTCACAATTCAGCAGATGCAGCCTATATTCAGCTGAATGTGCATCCTTATGAACATCGGGTCTGGATTGATGTACGGGATTTTGGCTCTGGCGTAGCCGTACATGATCAAGCTCTATTGTTCAAACCCTTTTTTAGCACATCGATTAGTGGTACCGGATTAGGATTGTATTTATCACATAGTTTTTGCGAAGCAAATCAGGCACAATTAAACTATATACAACAAGAACAGGGCGCATGCTTTCGCATCAGCTGTCAACGTATTACGCTTTAA
- a CDS encoding sigma-54-dependent transcriptional regulator, translated as MNGEQQPLVLLVDDEEDLCTLMQMSLLRMGIRTHIAHRLEDAKKCLANHQYDACLTDLNLPDGNGLELLDWIGSLYPALPVAVLTAYGNMEIAIAALKAGAFDFVSKPINQKHLEQLLQKALNKPVDYSHNNPNEALEHKMLIGQSLPIQQLRITLQKIARSQAPVFITGESGTGKEVVANLVHRLSNRNEGPFIAINCGAIPTELMESELFGHKKGSFTGAAQDKQGLIQSAHGGSLFLDEIAELPLSMQVKLLRAVQEKRIRPLGSDTEIDVDFRVISATHQYLEALVQQGKFRQDLYFRIHVMDLTLPPLRERGQDILLLAEHFIQKICQEWGIPNKKLTERSKEFLLGQYYPGNVRELRNIMERAITLSDEERIDLQHLQSAPLRQALNSPQEMNTLTSEIIATETLIAPKKLPEEGLELFLEKVEKEILLNALNLTHWNRTLAAKKLGMSFRSLRYRLKKFGLDTEEDE; from the coding sequence ATGAATGGGGAACAACAACCACTGGTGCTTTTGGTGGATGATGAGGAAGATTTGTGTACCCTCATGCAAATGTCATTGCTGCGCATGGGAATTCGTACGCACATTGCCCACCGTTTGGAAGATGCTAAAAAATGCCTTGCCAATCATCAATATGATGCCTGTCTGACTGACCTAAACCTGCCCGATGGCAATGGTTTGGAGTTACTGGACTGGATTGGCAGCCTCTATCCGGCACTTCCGGTCGCAGTTCTGACCGCCTATGGCAACATGGAAATCGCCATTGCTGCGCTCAAAGCCGGGGCCTTTGATTTTGTCAGCAAACCGATCAATCAGAAACATCTGGAACAACTCTTACAAAAAGCCCTGAATAAACCGGTGGATTATTCGCATAATAATCCAAATGAAGCGCTTGAACATAAAATGCTGATTGGACAATCCCTGCCGATCCAGCAACTACGTATTACCTTACAAAAAATTGCCCGCTCACAAGCCCCGGTTTTTATCACTGGTGAATCAGGCACAGGTAAGGAAGTCGTGGCCAATCTGGTCCATCGCCTGAGTAACCGCAATGAAGGTCCTTTTATTGCGATTAACTGTGGTGCCATTCCGACTGAGTTGATGGAAAGCGAACTGTTTGGGCATAAGAAAGGCAGCTTTACCGGCGCTGCTCAGGACAAACAGGGACTGATTCAATCTGCCCATGGTGGCAGTCTGTTTCTGGATGAAATTGCAGAATTACCGCTTTCTATGCAGGTCAAATTGTTACGTGCCGTACAGGAAAAACGTATTCGTCCACTCGGTTCAGATACCGAAATTGATGTGGATTTCCGCGTGATCAGTGCCACCCATCAGTATCTGGAAGCCTTGGTGCAACAAGGCAAATTCCGTCAGGATTTATATTTTCGCATTCATGTAATGGATCTGACTTTACCGCCATTGCGTGAACGCGGCCAAGATATTCTGTTATTGGCCGAACACTTTATTCAGAAGATTTGCCAGGAATGGGGAATTCCTAATAAAAAACTGACCGAACGCAGCAAAGAGTTCTTATTGGGACAATATTATCCAGGTAATGTACGTGAATTGCGTAATATTATGGAACGCGCGATTACTTTAAGTGATGAAGAGCGGATTGATCTTCAGCATTTGCAGAGTGCACCGCTGCGTCAGGCGCTAAACAGCCCTCAGGAGATGAATACGCTCACCAGCGAGATCATTGCGACCGAAACCCTGATTGCACCTAAAAAGCTGCCTGAAGAGGGTTTAGAGCTGTTTTTGGAAAAGGTCGAGAAAGAAATTTTACTCAATGCGCTGAATCTGACCCACTGGAACCGGACACTGGCCGCCAAAAAACTCGGCATGTCGTTCCGTTCCCTGCGCTATCGCTTGAAAAAGTTCGGACTGGATACCGAAGAAGATGAATAA